The Microlunatus soli genome contains the following window.
GAGGACCAGTTCACCTTCTCGCGGGCACTGATCGAGCAGGGCTACAACTGCGGGCTGATCGGCAAGTGGCACGTCGGGACCAACCGCACCGCCGCCGACTTCGGCTTCGACGGCCCGACGCTGCCCGGCTGGCACAACCCGGTCGACAACGCCGACTACCTGGCCTACCTGGCCGAACGCGACCTGCCGCCGTACGAGATCAGCGATCGGATCCGCGGCACGCTGCCGAACGGTGGCCCGGGCAACCTGCTCGCCGCCCGGCTGCACCAGCCCGTCGAGGCGACCTTCGAGCACTACCTGGCCACTCGGGCGATCGAGATGATGGAGCGCTATGCGGCCGATCCGCAGGGCAAACCGTTCTTCCTGCAGCTCAACTTCTTCGGCCCGCATCTGCCCTACATCCTGCCCGAGCAGTATTTCGATCTTGTCGACCCCGCGACCGTCGAACTGCCGGCATCGGTCACCGAGACCTTCGAGGGCAAGCCGCCGGTGCAGGCCAACTACAGCGCACACTGGACCTTCGACACCATGCCGTCGGAACTGTCCCGCAAGCTGATCGCGATCTACCACGGCTACGTGACCATGATCGACACCGAGATCGGAAGGGTGCTGGCAGCGATGCAGCGGCTCGGCCTGGACGATCGGACCGCCGTCTTCTTCACCAGTGATCATGGTGAGTTCACCGGATCACATCGGCTGCACGACAAGGGGCCGGCGATGTATGAGGACATCTACCGGACCGCGGGCCTGATCCGGATCCCGGGCCAGCAGCCGGGGCAGGTCCGTGACGCGTTCGTCAGTCTGCTGGACTGCACCGCGACCATCCTCGAACTCGCCGGCGCCGATCCGACGGAAGCTGTCGACTCGCGGAGCCTGTTGCCCTTGATCAACAACGAGCCCGTCGACTGGCCCGACGACATCATTTGCGAATTCCACGGCCATCATTTCCCTTACCCGCAACGGATGCTGCGCACCGACCGCTACAAACTGGTGATCAATCCCGAATCGGTCAACGAGCTGTACGATCTGCAGGTCGACCCCGACGAGCTGCACAACCGGTATCGCGACGACGAACTCCGCGCCGTCAGAGCGGAGCTCCAGCAGCGGCTCTATCAGCGGCTGCGGGAGCGCGGCGACAACTTCTATCACTGGATGACCTCGATGTACGACGTCGGAGGTGTCGGCTACGATCCGAGCATGAGCGGACTGGACGAAGCGAGCTACCCGACGTGAGGCTCGACCAGGAGCTGAGCTGGCGCGGTCGCCGGGTCCGCTGGACCAGGTTCGGCTCCGGCCCACCCTTGGTGATGTGCCACGGCACCCCGTGGTCCTCGGTGGTCTGGGACCGTTACGCCGTCGCGCTCAGCGCCGGCTTCACCGTCCACCTGTGGGACATGCCCGGCTACGGACAATCCTCGATGGATCCCGATCATGCCGTCGATCTCGGTGTCCAGGGCGAGTTGTTGGCCGACCTGGTCGAGCATTGGCGACTTGACCGGCCGCACGTCGTCGCCCACGACTTCGGTGGTGCCGTCTCGTTGCGGGCACATCTGTTGCACGGCACGGAATACTCCTCGTTGGCTCTGGTCGACGTGGTGGCGCTGCGGCCCTGGGGATCGCCGTTCTTCCGGCTCGTCGCCGAGCATGCCGACGTCTTCGAACAGCTGCCAGCGGCCATCCATCGCGGGGCACTCGAGGCCTACATCGCGGGAGCGGCGTACCGGCGGTTGGCCACTGATGATCTTGATGACCTGACCGCGCCGTGGCTCACCGACCAGGGCCGTGCGGCCTTCTACCGGCAGATCGCCCAGGCCGACGAGTGCTTCACAGCCGAGGTCGAGGACCGCTACCGCGAGCTGACGGTTCCGACCAAGATCATCTGGGGTCGGCAGGACAGCTGGATCCCGGTCGACCGCGCTGACCGCCTGGCTCGGATGATCCCCGCCGCCGAGCTGGAGATGATCGACGACGCCGGCCATCTGATCACCTACGACGCGCCGGTCGCCCTGATGGCCGCGCTCGAGCGATGGCTGTCCGGCCGCTGATCCGAGGCCGCAGGCACCGACGCGGCGGTGCACAGTAGCCTGATCTGCGTCAGGTGATGATCATCGATGCGCTCGGGAGGTCGGAGCAGATGCTGCCGTCGTACGCTGTCCTGGAAACCGATCTGCAGTGGGCGTTGCAGTTCGAGCGGCTGCCCGAGCTCGGTGTCGCCCTGGTGCTGTCGATGGCGGTCGGCTTCGAGCGACAGT
Protein-coding sequences here:
- a CDS encoding alpha/beta fold hydrolase translates to MRLDQELSWRGRRVRWTRFGSGPPLVMCHGTPWSSVVWDRYAVALSAGFTVHLWDMPGYGQSSMDPDHAVDLGVQGELLADLVEHWRLDRPHVVAHDFGGAVSLRAHLLHGTEYSSLALVDVVALRPWGSPFFRLVAEHADVFEQLPAAIHRGALEAYIAGAAYRRLATDDLDDLTAPWLTDQGRAAFYRQIAQADECFTAEVEDRYRELTVPTKIIWGRQDSWIPVDRADRLARMIPAAELEMIDDAGHLITYDAPVALMAALERWLSGR
- a CDS encoding sulfatase-like hydrolase/transferase translates to MEDAVVNASAQTGAAVADAAAERPNILFLMTDQHRVDTIGAYGNPRADTPVLDGLAATGTRFDRWYTPTAICTPARASLLTGAAPFRHKLLANYERNVGYLEDLAEDQFTFSRALIEQGYNCGLIGKWHVGTNRTAADFGFDGPTLPGWHNPVDNADYLAYLAERDLPPYEISDRIRGTLPNGGPGNLLAARLHQPVEATFEHYLATRAIEMMERYAADPQGKPFFLQLNFFGPHLPYILPEQYFDLVDPATVELPASVTETFEGKPPVQANYSAHWTFDTMPSELSRKLIAIYHGYVTMIDTEIGRVLAAMQRLGLDDRTAVFFTSDHGEFTGSHRLHDKGPAMYEDIYRTAGLIRIPGQQPGQVRDAFVSLLDCTATILELAGADPTEAVDSRSLLPLINNEPVDWPDDIICEFHGHHFPYPQRMLRTDRYKLVINPESVNELYDLQVDPDELHNRYRDDELRAVRAELQQRLYQRLRERGDNFYHWMTSMYDVGGVGYDPSMSGLDEASYPT